The Girardinichthys multiradiatus isolate DD_20200921_A chromosome 6, DD_fGirMul_XY1, whole genome shotgun sequence genome window below encodes:
- the cfap410 gene encoding cilia and flagella associated protein 410 isoform X1 has protein sequence MKLTRKLVLAKAKASDLESVKKLNCWGCNLTDLYKCMSFQISIFSQMPSIEVLTLSVNNISSLSPLAGCLSLSELYLRRNMIPTLSELCHLRPLTRLRVLWLAENPCCGTDPSRYRLTVLRCLPRLQKLDNQVVTEDEIALALVEGDEVSTPTSSIQSQLPNNGLLDTETENDPLNYNMEETNKIRKELGMKPLSRDKFSSPSSPSTVEKPTMKKTHILDAVLLLLSDLDEEELQVVHTATQNRLQTYTLDSGDGQRSPAQKTADIQH, from the exons ATGAAGCTAACACGGAAACTTGTTCTTGCTAAGGCTAAGGCCTCCGACTTGGAAAGTGTGAAGAAACTAAACTGCTG GGGTTGCAACCTAACTGAC TTGTATAAATGTATGTCGTTTCAGATTTCTATCTTCTCTCAGATGCCCAGTATTGAAGTCTTGACTCTCAG TGTGAACAACATCTCGTCTTTATCTCCCTTGGCTGGCTGTCTGTCTCTAAGTGAGCTCTACCTGAGGAGGAACATGATTCCTACACTGTCAGAGCTGTGCCATCTGCGCCCCCTGACACGTCTCAGAGTGCTCTGGTTAGCTGAGAACCCCTGTTGTGGGACTGACCCGAGCCGGTATCGGCTAACCGTGTTGCGATGCCTGCCTCGACTCCAGAAGCTCGACAATCAAG TGGTAACAGAGGATGAGATCGCGCTTGCTCTTGTGGAAGGTGACGAGGTCAGCACACCTACTAGCAGCATCCAAAGCCAGCTTCCCAACAATGGCCTTctggacacagagacagagaacGATCCACTTAACTACAACATGGAGGAGACCAA CAAAATCAGGAAAGAGTTGGGAATGAAGCCCCTCTCGAGAGACAAATTCTCCTCTCCATCTTCTCCCTCCACCGTGGAGAAACCAACAATGAAAAAG ACCCACATCCTGGATGCGGTTCTGCTTCTCTTGAGTGACCTGGATGAAGAGGAGCTCCAGGTCGTGCACACAGCCACACAGAACAGGCTGCAGACCTACACACTGGATTCAGGAGATGGTCAGAGATCGCCAGCTCAGAAAACCGCAGACATCCAGCACTAA
- the cfap410 gene encoding cilia and flagella associated protein 410 isoform X2: protein MKLTRKLVLAKAKASDLESVKKLNCWGCNLTDISIFSQMPSIEVLTLSVNNISSLSPLAGCLSLSELYLRRNMIPTLSELCHLRPLTRLRVLWLAENPCCGTDPSRYRLTVLRCLPRLQKLDNQVVTEDEIALALVEGDEVSTPTSSIQSQLPNNGLLDTETENDPLNYNMEETNKIRKELGMKPLSRDKFSSPSSPSTVEKPTMKKTHILDAVLLLLSDLDEEELQVVHTATQNRLQTYTLDSGDGQRSPAQKTADIQH, encoded by the exons ATGAAGCTAACACGGAAACTTGTTCTTGCTAAGGCTAAGGCCTCCGACTTGGAAAGTGTGAAGAAACTAAACTGCTG GGGTTGCAACCTAACTGAC ATTTCTATCTTCTCTCAGATGCCCAGTATTGAAGTCTTGACTCTCAG TGTGAACAACATCTCGTCTTTATCTCCCTTGGCTGGCTGTCTGTCTCTAAGTGAGCTCTACCTGAGGAGGAACATGATTCCTACACTGTCAGAGCTGTGCCATCTGCGCCCCCTGACACGTCTCAGAGTGCTCTGGTTAGCTGAGAACCCCTGTTGTGGGACTGACCCGAGCCGGTATCGGCTAACCGTGTTGCGATGCCTGCCTCGACTCCAGAAGCTCGACAATCAAG TGGTAACAGAGGATGAGATCGCGCTTGCTCTTGTGGAAGGTGACGAGGTCAGCACACCTACTAGCAGCATCCAAAGCCAGCTTCCCAACAATGGCCTTctggacacagagacagagaacGATCCACTTAACTACAACATGGAGGAGACCAA CAAAATCAGGAAAGAGTTGGGAATGAAGCCCCTCTCGAGAGACAAATTCTCCTCTCCATCTTCTCCCTCCACCGTGGAGAAACCAACAATGAAAAAG ACCCACATCCTGGATGCGGTTCTGCTTCTCTTGAGTGACCTGGATGAAGAGGAGCTCCAGGTCGTGCACACAGCCACACAGAACAGGCTGCAGACCTACACACTGGATTCAGGAGATGGTCAGAGATCGCCAGCTCAGAAAACCGCAGACATCCAGCACTAA